In a genomic window of Acidilobus saccharovorans 345-15:
- a CDS encoding endonuclease V, with translation MRSPEWEKACLGVRSSFSYSIARDDQLKLKGLLRLGKDIAPPRTLAAVDAAYWGQGSTFGVAAALVVDVTSRSVECYYAYGPVCIPYVPGLLAFRELELMTPALIKATSGRGVDLLLVDGHGIAHPRGFGIASHLGVALRLPSVGVAKGLLYGREVPCDYGTCIYIGDAAVGAVLRAPTGSRIYVSPGNLVGLKYSVDVVRSLLVDGLRLPYPLQAADAISKDLRSMLRGKEPPEVKVKACDLKEITAFKNFAEVARRASLNPRGTPPL, from the coding sequence TTGAGGAGTCCTGAGTGGGAGAAGGCCTGCCTTGGAGTTAGGTCGAGCTTCAGTTACAGCATCGCTAGGGACGACCAGCTGAAGCTTAAGGGCCTTCTGAGGCTCGGTAAAGATATAGCGCCTCCCAGGACCCTGGCCGCTGTCGATGCGGCCTACTGGGGCCAGGGCAGCACCTTTGGGGTCGCGGCAGCCCTGGTAGTTGACGTCACATCAAGATCCGTTGAATGCTACTATGCCTACGGGCCCGTTTGCATTCCGTACGTCCCCGGGCTCTTGGCCTTCAGGGAGCTGGAGCTAATGACGCCAGCCCTCATAAAGGCCACCAGCGGAAGAGGCGTGGATCTCCTGCTGGTTGACGGTCATGGTATAGCCCATCCAAGAGGCTTTGGCATAGCCTCCCATCTGGGCGTGGCGTTGAGGCTCCCCTCCGTAGGCGTGGCAAAGGGGCTCCTCTACGGTCGGGAGGTCCCGTGCGACTATGGGACTTGTATCTACATAGGCGATGCCGCTGTAGGCGCTGTACTAAGGGCCCCTACAGGATCCCGCATCTATGTAAGTCCAGGGAACCTGGTGGGCCTTAAGTATAGCGTAGATGTAGTTAGGTCCCTTCTCGTAGATGGCCTCAGGCTCCCCTACCCGCTCCAGGCGGCGGACGCCATAAGTAAGGACCTGAGGTCGATGTTGAGGGGTAAAGAGCCTCCAGAGGTTAAAGTGAAGGCATGCGATCTTAAGGAGATTACCGCCTTCAAAAACTTCGCCGAAGTGGCAAGAAGAGCTTCGCTTAATCCGCGCGGGACACCTCCCTTATGA
- a CDS encoding proteasome subunit beta, with protein MSAYEIEQGTAVGVKAKDGVVLATDKRMAYGSFVMSRNAKKVFLINNRAAIAMSGLYADVGAILRYLTAESKYYELTEERTMSLYAISKLLSGILYSYKMLPFIIEALVGGIDRDGQPKIYTLDSLGSVSEDKYMAVGSGATTALGFLEDQYNDALSLDQAEQVAVGALRISMERDASTGDGIDVISISTSGAVKEKSLRLRVVEES; from the coding sequence GTGTCAGCTTACGAGATCGAACAAGGGACGGCTGTTGGCGTTAAGGCCAAGGACGGAGTTGTGCTGGCCACCGACAAGAGGATGGCCTACGGCTCCTTTGTTATGAGCAGGAACGCGAAGAAGGTGTTCCTGATAAACAACAGGGCTGCAATAGCAATGAGCGGCCTTTACGCCGACGTAGGCGCCATACTTAGATACCTTACGGCTGAGAGCAAGTACTATGAGCTCACAGAGGAGAGGACCATGAGCCTCTACGCCATATCGAAGCTGCTGTCAGGCATACTTTACTCATATAAGATGCTCCCATTCATAATAGAGGCCCTCGTAGGCGGCATAGACAGGGATGGGCAGCCCAAGATCTACACCCTCGACTCCTTAGGCTCCGTCTCTGAGGACAAGTATATGGCCGTCGGAAGCGGCGCCACCACAGCGCTCGGCTTCCTGGAGGATCAGTACAATGATGCTTTGTCCCTCGATCAGGCAGAGCAGGTAGCTGTAGGCGCACTAAGGATATCGATGGAGAGGGACGCCTCAACAGGCGATGGCATAGACGTTATCTCCATATCTACGAGCGGCGCCGTGAAGGAGAAGAGCCTAAGGCTGAGGGTTGTTGAGGAGTCCTGA
- a CDS encoding ATP-binding protein, giving the protein MSWSPVQMLENMAKKKIEEALTAEKEKDYATAADKYKKALEALEEILRNYPDHPLIGVYRRMYYDVSSRLKYIESKGAQPLSEGDDIVKVDLKGEANSDDNEPPEFVLRERPKVSFNDIAGLDDAKRAIREAIIYPITKPELFPLGWPRGILLYGPPGTGKTMLAAAVASEVAGEFLYVDAASIMSKWLGEGEKNVKKLFDYARSRAKGGVPVIIFIDEVDALFGVHANEVGGEVRVRNQFLKEMDGLQDKGEKLHVYVIAATNKPWDLDEPFIRRFQKRIYVGLPDFNARKRLLEMLLSKLPAGTDVDIDELARKLEGYSGSDIKDLVQDAYMRTVREYFENKLKDLRPVNMADFEESMKNRRPSVDEKMLKAYEAWSEKFKAV; this is encoded by the coding sequence ATGTCGTGGAGCCCAGTGCAGATGCTAGAGAACATGGCTAAGAAGAAGATAGAAGAGGCTCTGACTGCCGAGAAGGAGAAGGACTACGCCACGGCTGCCGACAAGTATAAAAAGGCCCTAGAGGCGCTCGAGGAGATACTCAGAAACTACCCTGATCACCCCCTCATAGGCGTCTACAGGAGGATGTATTACGACGTGAGCTCAAGGCTCAAGTACATCGAGTCTAAGGGAGCGCAGCCCCTGAGCGAGGGGGATGACATAGTTAAGGTTGACCTTAAGGGCGAGGCCAACAGTGATGATAATGAACCGCCCGAGTTCGTGCTCAGGGAGAGACCTAAGGTCTCCTTCAATGACATAGCAGGCCTTGACGATGCCAAGAGAGCCATAAGGGAGGCCATAATTTACCCCATAACGAAGCCCGAGCTATTCCCGCTTGGATGGCCCAGGGGCATACTCCTGTATGGCCCGCCTGGCACCGGCAAGACTATGCTGGCCGCGGCGGTGGCCAGCGAGGTTGCGGGGGAGTTCCTCTACGTTGACGCTGCCAGCATTATGAGCAAGTGGCTTGGGGAGGGTGAGAAGAACGTCAAGAAGCTCTTTGACTACGCTAGGTCCAGGGCCAAAGGAGGCGTACCCGTCATAATATTCATTGATGAGGTTGACGCCCTTTTTGGAGTCCATGCCAACGAGGTAGGAGGAGAGGTTAGGGTAAGGAACCAGTTCCTCAAGGAAATGGACGGCCTTCAGGACAAGGGTGAGAAGCTGCACGTATATGTCATTGCGGCCACCAACAAGCCCTGGGACCTCGATGAGCCATTCATCAGGAGGTTCCAGAAGAGGATATACGTTGGACTCCCTGACTTCAACGCCAGGAAGAGGCTTCTTGAGATGTTGCTTTCCAAGCTTCCAGCCGGAACTGATGTAGATATTGACGAGCTGGCAAGAAAGCTTGAAGGCTACTCAGGAAGTGACATAAAGGACCTGGTGCAGGACGCCTACATGAGGACTGTAAGGGAGTACTTTGAAAATAAGCTAAAGGACCTCAGGCCGGTGAACATGGCGGACTTCGAGGAGTCCATGAAGAACAGGAGGCCCAGCGTTGACGAGAAAATGCTTAAGGCCTATGAGGCCTGGAGTGAGAAGTTCAAGGCAGTCTAA
- a CDS encoding class I SAM-dependent methyltransferase — protein MPSLEVFEFRPCNCLLLAPWESLAIAEGRASRVKVNVGLGEALASYDGDFIAIDFNGVTYEVARSLLRAHSRRRSILAVLPDGNFYEVELRTPTSYYKLVPLEGGAPTLEINGIHMHRISGTTPLRDAELKVKAAGVRRGDKVLEIGTGLGYTAAEALKAGAKVISVELREEVLWIAERNPWSFRLRDFKDITIIRGDACEVVNYIEGPFDVIIHDPPRLTGETGCLYSSRLYARFFELLRPDGRIFHYTGEPGRARGRSLYAGVMRNLKSVGFEKLRYLGDVMGVVGERPW, from the coding sequence ATGCCATCGCTGGAGGTTTTTGAGTTCAGGCCCTGCAACTGCCTCCTGTTAGCGCCGTGGGAAAGCCTTGCAATAGCTGAGGGCAGGGCATCGAGGGTCAAGGTAAATGTTGGCCTCGGCGAGGCTCTAGCTTCATATGACGGCGATTTTATAGCTATTGATTTTAATGGCGTTACATATGAAGTCGCTAGAAGTCTGTTAAGGGCTCATTCAAGAAGGAGGTCTATACTCGCAGTGCTGCCTGACGGTAACTTCTACGAGGTGGAGCTCAGGACGCCCACGTCATACTACAAGCTGGTGCCCTTGGAGGGCGGCGCTCCAACCCTGGAAATCAACGGCATACACATGCACAGGATCTCCGGCACCACGCCCCTAAGGGATGCCGAACTTAAGGTAAAGGCCGCTGGCGTGAGAAGAGGGGACAAGGTCCTCGAGATAGGCACGGGCTTAGGCTACACCGCCGCTGAGGCCCTCAAGGCGGGAGCTAAGGTCATCAGTGTGGAGCTCAGGGAAGAGGTGCTCTGGATTGCTGAGAGAAACCCGTGGAGCTTTCGGCTTAGGGACTTCAAGGATATAACGATTATACGCGGCGACGCCTGTGAAGTAGTCAACTATATCGAGGGACCCTTTGATGTTATAATTCATGATCCGCCCAGGCTGACCGGTGAAACAGGATGTCTTTACTCCAGTCGCCTCTACGCCAGGTTCTTTGAGTTGCTCAGGCCAGACGGAAGGATATTTCACTACACGGGGGAGCCGGGAAGAGCCAGGGGGCGAAGCCTTTATGCAGGAGTTATGAGGAACCTCAAGTCCGTAGGCTTTGAGAAGCTGAGGTACCTGGGTGACGTTATGGGGGTTGTCGGCGAGAGGCCCTGGTGA
- a CDS encoding ATP-binding protein, with product MSYPCSDGKRLGWIVGESTPRSSQVLFAEDRVPHTGTYVLAESPDGCLFGIVESVSSGNRLLPEDVTSPESVDGLVQILKQSPAVSPTYIKGTVRWLSYEEDLLRGSISLPKVPPRPGTEVYETPREVLEKVFQGNGGNWLRIGSLINDGISYGIDVNKLTRHLAILAVTGGGKSNTVCVLTRRLVDELSATVVIFDMHGEYGDLKLGPRANYIARPAINPARLSFNELVELTRIPDNATNQLRVLREAWSTVIDNYYAGKTSSDDLIEELTKEVSRARDRGNSDPAVGVLNRLSDLQDYYGDILSKSVPLELKEIIKPGMLNVFDLSELDELGADAIVSHYLRRLLAERKAWKHSGGKRGYPSPVVTVIEEAHVLIPARDSTLTKYWAARIAREGRKFGIGLVIVSQRPRNVDPDVLSQTNNKIILRMVEPQDIKYVQEASEELSEDLANMLPSLNPGEAIVIGSMVRLPAVVKIDPCVCEGEPCKKGGGDLDLVKEWKSSSSSNNDDINDIIGELT from the coding sequence GTGAGCTATCCGTGTTCAGACGGCAAGAGGCTGGGCTGGATAGTCGGTGAGAGCACCCCGCGCTCGAGCCAGGTGCTCTTTGCAGAGGACAGGGTGCCCCACACGGGCACCTACGTTTTGGCTGAGTCGCCGGACGGGTGCCTCTTTGGCATCGTTGAGTCGGTGTCTTCAGGCAACAGGCTGCTTCCCGAGGACGTCACGAGCCCGGAGTCCGTTGATGGGTTAGTTCAGATACTGAAGCAAAGCCCAGCGGTCTCGCCAACTTACATAAAGGGGACGGTGCGGTGGCTAAGCTATGAGGAGGACCTGCTGAGGGGCAGCATTTCATTACCCAAGGTGCCCCCAAGGCCTGGCACTGAGGTCTACGAGACTCCCCGGGAGGTCCTGGAAAAGGTATTCCAGGGCAATGGGGGTAACTGGCTGAGGATAGGGTCGCTCATAAATGACGGCATAAGCTACGGCATAGACGTTAACAAGCTCACGAGGCACCTGGCGATACTTGCAGTCACCGGCGGAGGCAAGAGCAACACTGTCTGCGTCTTAACTAGGAGACTAGTCGATGAGCTCTCAGCGACCGTAGTAATATTTGACATGCATGGGGAGTACGGGGACCTTAAGCTTGGCCCAAGGGCCAACTACATAGCCAGGCCCGCGATAAATCCAGCCAGGCTGTCCTTCAACGAGCTGGTGGAGCTGACCAGGATACCGGATAACGCCACCAATCAGCTCAGGGTCCTCAGGGAGGCCTGGAGCACGGTAATAGATAACTATTACGCGGGTAAGACCAGCTCGGACGATCTAATCGAGGAGCTCACGAAGGAGGTCTCTAGGGCCCGCGATAGAGGTAACTCAGACCCAGCCGTTGGTGTGCTGAACAGGCTCAGCGACCTTCAGGACTACTACGGCGATATCCTAAGTAAGTCCGTCCCCCTTGAGCTTAAGGAAATCATAAAGCCCGGCATGCTCAACGTCTTTGACTTGAGCGAGCTCGACGAGCTGGGAGCTGACGCGATAGTTAGTCATTACCTCAGGAGACTCCTGGCCGAGAGGAAGGCGTGGAAGCACAGCGGCGGGAAGAGGGGTTACCCAAGCCCGGTAGTCACTGTCATAGAGGAGGCGCACGTCCTCATACCGGCGAGGGACTCAACACTAACTAAGTACTGGGCCGCCAGGATAGCGAGGGAGGGAAGGAAGTTCGGCATAGGGCTTGTAATAGTGAGCCAGAGGCCTAGGAACGTGGACCCCGACGTATTGAGCCAGACTAACAACAAGATAATACTTAGGATGGTTGAGCCTCAGGACATAAAGTATGTGCAGGAGGCCAGCGAGGAGCTAAGCGAGGACCTGGCCAACATGCTGCCCAGCCTTAACCCAGGCGAGGCCATAGTTATAGGCAGTATGGTTAGGTTGCCAGCGGTAGTTAAGATAGATCCGTGCGTCTGCGAGGGGGAGCCCTGTAAGAAAGGGGGAGGAGACCTGGACCTTGTGAAGGAATGGAAGAGCTCTAGCAGCAGTAACAATGATGATATAAACGATATCATCGGTGAGCTAACTTAA
- a CDS encoding DNA double-strand break repair nuclease NurA, with translation MSSVVADALELRDIIRSLVSGAPEACDFEWRSLPEPSKGPVAYSVEDGGQGDRKLRTYTLFAVKAWGASFSDNGQFNSVQEGFVGLVVPQGLEPGQRLRLYRQVLELDVSAKSAARGGIALFDGTPPMRWGRVGTEVTWGESLELAARVLVNRSEALKGLTQGTCTEPDVECVLDIISNASRRPLTARALLRLAAQGGLDLNSGNGRKIIYSVLAMENLERLYLFKSVVEKAWSQNSIPVFVVKTSRSTSFCNRSLPDIHVIEGALRAKGNLEPGYTVANVYNSIYDYFGLKESGRSMYPDVGDLREFYENRLSVVTAFVRLRRGGYIFKVEVVYDRRAQSYEQVLREALSKLSALPLTAEGYPLPLLMADSKARVTSAEMDAALRAVSLDLVPESRSVLRV, from the coding sequence ATGAGCAGCGTGGTGGCCGACGCCCTTGAGCTCAGGGATATTATAAGGAGCTTGGTAAGCGGCGCCCCTGAGGCCTGCGACTTCGAGTGGCGTAGCCTGCCAGAGCCCTCCAAGGGGCCCGTCGCATACTCGGTCGAGGACGGAGGCCAGGGCGACAGGAAGCTAAGGACCTACACTCTCTTTGCCGTGAAGGCGTGGGGGGCTAGCTTCAGCGATAATGGTCAATTTAATAGCGTCCAGGAGGGGTTTGTTGGCCTAGTGGTGCCGCAGGGCCTGGAGCCTGGGCAGAGGCTAAGGCTTTACAGGCAAGTCCTGGAGCTGGACGTCTCAGCCAAGAGCGCCGCGAGGGGAGGCATAGCTTTGTTTGACGGGACCCCGCCGATGCGGTGGGGAAGGGTGGGCACCGAAGTTACTTGGGGCGAGAGCCTCGAGCTGGCGGCAAGGGTGCTCGTCAACCGTTCCGAGGCCCTGAAAGGCCTTACTCAGGGCACGTGCACGGAGCCTGACGTGGAGTGCGTGCTTGACATCATAAGTAACGCCTCAAGGAGGCCCCTCACGGCAAGGGCCCTCCTGAGGCTCGCGGCCCAGGGCGGCCTAGACCTTAACTCGGGCAACGGGAGGAAGATCATTTACTCAGTTTTAGCCATGGAAAACCTTGAGAGGCTGTATCTCTTTAAGAGCGTAGTTGAGAAGGCGTGGTCCCAGAACTCCATACCAGTTTTCGTGGTTAAGACCAGCAGGTCGACGAGCTTCTGCAACAGGAGCCTTCCCGACATTCACGTAATAGAGGGCGCCCTAAGGGCTAAGGGGAACCTGGAGCCAGGCTACACCGTTGCAAACGTTTACAACAGCATCTATGATTACTTTGGCCTGAAGGAGAGCGGGCGGAGCATGTACCCTGACGTCGGCGACCTCAGGGAGTTTTACGAGAACAGGCTCTCCGTGGTGACGGCCTTTGTAAGGCTGAGGCGCGGAGGCTACATCTTTAAGGTTGAAGTGGTCTACGACCGCAGGGCTCAGAGCTACGAACAGGTGCTTAGGGAAGCCCTCTCCAAGCTTTCAGCGCTCCCGCTTACGGCCGAAGGGTATCCGCTGCCGCTTCTCATGGCAGACTCAAAGGCGAGGGTCACCTCGGCTGAAATGGACGCCGCGCTCAGGGCTGTCAGCCTCGACCTGGTCCCCGAGAGTAGGAGCGTCCTCAGGGTTTAG
- a CDS encoding AAA family ATPase: MTYIISKLTLKDFLSHKDTKIELPRGSIAIVGQNGAGKTSMFEAIYYALTTNGWRGKLSNLVRTGISKAAVELVLKDIDSGSEVKAIASIEKRRQDSATSGYRLTVDGKLVASTASDYREEMAKVLGLHGVNDYKGFIDSAVIIKQGGLEEIASILAREESKRLRELVETAIGIPQLRSAAENIRSHAIRASRSDGTTIVSVEVGPRRRSEVAMMLQSVRKVRQERLSELRALEEELGKLKGEVERLEAEVKEREAKVNELCSPLGAIPELERQLKEFEQQLAGKSREAEELELKSRELERRVQEAEKAKGLASLEPQVKEVDSLNAEIAGIYRDLTALRSAVDALSDVERYENGYRRYTELRTKLEDVLRRREMELAKSLSSAEAAVSQVNLLRSQVDDIIKRLGSLVGASISASPEGLESLRQSVAKLANDLESLRRKQQELEARLGSVRQRALQLNDIVKVLGTSGEARCPVCGSPLSPERKEELLKHFDNERKGLATEERAVSEELEKVSSSISELEDRVRTVQVLEAQLERLMNSLARVKIVDVESIKRELEEVTREEKEVKDELKSLEGEYSAYVSAKNRLLSLGVKDAEAAKELRGRYESLASELKAKTDARDIAIKKLLEATGAPSYERAKNVIEDAARRVAELPSLLEQLNIVKSRLGDLASEKALLESRIGEVRAKLESLKSQATACEAERSKLNELRNAYTKLSAQLASVSSRIEQAKKEADKAYEEEQSLSKALDKLDAALGAVEALERLERTLYRRALVSLENEMNEIFRVFGLDYARVEVKETEDAFYFVVVDRQGRERPIASLSGGEQIVIALAYVLALNRMMHSNIGFLLLDEPTDMLDDERRRALVDVLGKLTEEGGLQQLIVITHHMDLVDNVDKVCSVEKGPDGVSTVKCEGD, encoded by the coding sequence ATGACTTACATAATAAGTAAGCTGACCCTGAAGGACTTCCTCAGCCATAAGGACACCAAGATCGAGCTGCCCAGGGGCAGCATAGCCATAGTCGGCCAGAACGGCGCCGGCAAGACAAGCATGTTCGAGGCCATTTACTACGCCCTCACAACAAATGGGTGGAGGGGAAAGCTATCCAACCTCGTCAGGACAGGTATTTCCAAAGCCGCTGTCGAGCTAGTGCTCAAGGATATAGATTCAGGGAGCGAGGTCAAAGCCATCGCGAGTATAGAGAAGCGCAGGCAGGACTCAGCCACATCAGGCTATAGGCTCACTGTAGATGGCAAGCTTGTCGCGAGCACGGCGTCAGACTACAGGGAAGAGATGGCCAAGGTCCTCGGCCTTCACGGAGTTAACGACTACAAGGGCTTCATAGACTCCGCCGTGATCATAAAGCAGGGCGGCCTTGAAGAGATAGCGTCGATACTTGCCCGCGAGGAGAGCAAAAGGCTTAGGGAGCTCGTGGAGACGGCTATAGGGATACCTCAGCTCAGGTCCGCGGCAGAGAACATAAGGTCGCACGCTATAAGGGCCTCCAGAAGCGACGGCACAACGATAGTCTCTGTTGAGGTAGGTCCAAGGAGAAGGTCCGAGGTCGCCATGATGCTTCAGAGCGTCAGGAAGGTCAGGCAGGAGAGGCTCTCTGAGCTCAGGGCCCTTGAGGAGGAGCTCGGTAAGCTTAAGGGGGAAGTAGAGAGGCTGGAGGCGGAAGTTAAGGAGCGCGAGGCTAAGGTAAATGAGCTCTGCAGTCCACTCGGCGCTATACCAGAACTTGAGCGGCAGCTGAAAGAGTTTGAGCAGCAGCTGGCCGGTAAGTCGAGGGAGGCCGAGGAGCTGGAGCTCAAGTCGAGAGAGCTTGAGCGCAGGGTTCAAGAGGCAGAGAAGGCTAAGGGGCTGGCCTCGCTGGAGCCCCAGGTCAAAGAGGTGGACTCGCTTAACGCTGAGATAGCAGGCATTTACAGGGACTTAACCGCGTTAAGGTCTGCGGTCGACGCGTTAAGCGACGTTGAGCGGTACGAGAACGGCTATAGACGGTACACGGAGCTCAGGACAAAGCTTGAGGACGTGCTGCGCAGGAGAGAGATGGAGCTCGCGAAGTCCTTGAGCAGCGCGGAGGCCGCCGTGTCCCAGGTTAACCTACTCAGGTCACAGGTGGATGACATCATTAAGCGGCTAGGTTCCCTGGTTGGAGCCTCTATATCAGCCTCGCCAGAGGGCTTAGAGTCGCTACGGCAGAGCGTTGCGAAGCTCGCAAACGACCTCGAGTCGCTTCGTAGGAAACAGCAAGAGCTTGAGGCCAGGCTTGGATCAGTGAGGCAAAGGGCCCTGCAGCTTAATGATATAGTTAAAGTCCTGGGCACCAGCGGTGAGGCCAGGTGCCCCGTCTGCGGCTCACCCCTCTCGCCGGAGAGGAAGGAGGAGCTGCTGAAGCACTTTGACAATGAGAGGAAGGGGCTCGCCACCGAGGAGAGAGCCGTCTCAGAGGAGCTTGAAAAGGTCAGCAGCTCCATCTCAGAGCTTGAGGACAGGGTTCGCACCGTTCAGGTGCTGGAGGCCCAGCTTGAACGCTTGATGAATTCACTCGCTAGGGTCAAGATCGTAGACGTGGAGTCCATAAAGAGAGAGCTTGAAGAGGTGACTAGGGAGGAAAAGGAGGTAAAGGACGAGCTCAAGAGCTTAGAGGGGGAGTACTCGGCTTATGTTTCTGCAAAGAACAGGCTCCTGTCGCTCGGAGTCAAGGACGCTGAAGCCGCGAAGGAGCTGAGGGGCAGGTATGAAAGCCTGGCCAGCGAGCTTAAAGCCAAGACGGACGCCAGGGACATTGCAATTAAGAAGCTGCTTGAGGCCACAGGGGCCCCCAGCTATGAGAGGGCGAAGAATGTCATAGAAGACGCTGCCAGGAGGGTTGCAGAGCTTCCATCGCTGCTAGAGCAGCTTAACATAGTGAAGTCCCGCCTGGGCGACCTAGCCTCGGAGAAGGCGCTGCTTGAGTCAAGGATAGGCGAGGTCAGGGCAAAGCTGGAGTCCCTCAAATCACAGGCTACGGCCTGCGAGGCTGAGAGGTCAAAGCTGAATGAGCTGAGGAACGCCTACACCAAGTTAAGCGCGCAGCTGGCCTCCGTAAGCTCGCGCATTGAGCAGGCCAAGAAGGAGGCAGACAAGGCTTACGAGGAGGAGCAGTCGCTGTCTAAGGCGTTAGATAAGCTCGACGCAGCCCTTGGGGCCGTCGAGGCGCTTGAGAGGCTTGAGAGGACCCTCTACAGGAGGGCTTTGGTGAGCCTTGAGAATGAGATGAACGAGATATTCAGGGTCTTCGGGCTGGACTACGCAAGGGTCGAGGTTAAGGAGACCGAGGACGCGTTTTACTTCGTAGTCGTTGACAGGCAGGGCCGTGAAAGGCCAATAGCAAGCCTTAGCGGAGGCGAACAGATAGTAATAGCGTTGGCTTACGTGCTCGCCCTCAACAGGATGATGCACTCCAACATAGGGTTCCTGCTGCTGGACGAGCCCACAGACATGCTTGACGACGAGAGAAGAAGGGCGCTGGTCGACGTGCTTGGCAAGCTCACTGAGGAGGGAGGGCTGCAGCAGCTCATAGTGATAACTCACCACATGGACCTAGTTGATAACGTAGACAAGGTGTGCTCCGTGGAGAAGGGCCCCGACGGCGTTTCTACGGTCAAGTGCGAGGGTGATTAA
- a CDS encoding metallophosphoesterase family protein — translation MSDIHLGAKKYGERIIYEDIFRAFEESLEAVRRDHAEVLVISGDLFDAPHPDNTTLVRALRLIKNFVSHGIKVVAAHGEHDTPGRREHSLLSLMSEAIEGFYAPALLGAGNLTEPQLVDLTTVKLNGVAFMVYPFSKVSIDEKRKIYSRLSPFYDSRARELRRDGIKSVFVAHMPVDPVFPFADETVTSVRSFPRVNYVALGHIHKREINYEKFADGNLWYAYPGSLYPLDIKEARETHKRGPLLVDLSSDEATVSEVPVTVREHYVIPVTIKEPGSVYYDLKGAISKVMKSPNSQPLVHLDITALPGIPTRLIEAEANRIAKELNLIVIPHVTRAVDESASLPRGEAKTSIDIVKMLQEIVGNDEFTAKVVLELAAAAAEGEEDAVDSALEKLASWPKSLEILRRLSAS, via the coding sequence ATGTCAGATATACATCTTGGCGCTAAGAAATACGGCGAGCGGATAATATACGAGGACATATTCAGGGCCTTCGAAGAGTCTTTAGAGGCCGTGAGAAGGGATCACGCGGAGGTTCTCGTTATATCCGGCGACCTCTTTGATGCGCCGCATCCCGACAACACTACGCTTGTGAGGGCGCTTAGGCTGATAAAGAATTTCGTATCTCACGGCATAAAGGTTGTAGCAGCTCATGGGGAACATGATACGCCGGGGAGGAGAGAGCACAGCCTCCTGTCGTTGATGTCTGAAGCAATAGAGGGCTTCTACGCCCCCGCTCTCTTGGGAGCAGGCAATCTAACTGAACCTCAGTTAGTGGACCTCACTACAGTTAAGTTAAATGGAGTGGCATTTATGGTGTACCCGTTCTCTAAGGTGAGCATAGATGAAAAGAGGAAAATCTACAGCAGGCTGAGCCCCTTCTATGACTCCCGCGCTAGGGAGCTGAGGAGGGACGGCATTAAGTCCGTCTTTGTAGCTCACATGCCTGTTGACCCTGTGTTCCCCTTCGCTGACGAGACCGTCACCTCAGTAAGGTCCTTCCCTAGGGTCAACTACGTAGCCCTAGGCCATATACACAAGAGGGAAATAAACTATGAGAAGTTCGCCGACGGAAACCTGTGGTATGCCTACCCTGGGTCCCTGTACCCGCTTGACATAAAGGAGGCCAGGGAGACGCATAAGAGGGGCCCGCTCCTGGTGGACCTCTCCTCTGATGAGGCGACAGTCAGCGAGGTTCCTGTGACTGTGAGGGAGCACTATGTAATACCTGTCACAATAAAGGAGCCAGGCTCCGTATACTACGACTTGAAGGGCGCTATATCGAAGGTTATGAAGAGCCCCAACTCCCAGCCCTTGGTTCACCTTGACATAACGGCGCTTCCAGGAATTCCAACGAGGCTGATAGAGGCGGAGGCCAACAGGATAGCCAAGGAACTCAACTTAATAGTCATACCTCACGTTACGAGGGCCGTCGATGAAAGTGCAAGCTTGCCCAGGGGCGAGGCGAAGACAAGCATTGACATAGTTAAGATGCTACAGGAAATAGTGGGGAACGACGAGTTCACGGCTAAGGTGGTGCTGGAGCTAGCGGCGGCAGCAGCTGAAGGCGAGGAGGACGCCGTAGACTCGGCCCTCGAGAAGCTGGCGTCGTGGCCCAAGTCGCTTGAGATCCTTAGGAGGCTGAGCGCCTCATGA